A region from the Populus trichocarpa isolate Nisqually-1 chromosome 18, P.trichocarpa_v4.1, whole genome shotgun sequence genome encodes:
- the LOC7462982 gene encoding probable L-type lectin-domain containing receptor kinase S.5: MCKKNNRSLGLYSVATAMGILLFLICIFLNEAALYQASLDPSVKETSFSYPSFDADSCNTTLICMGSVTVGDRRLKLTPEPLPVDLNSTQPVLKDQIGRVLFHQPVIAWPAYINTTFTVRIFTFPNTTTNGDGMTFIMAQNNSPSPPDSKGSYLGVLDKSTEGGVTRQIAVELDTYPNEFDPDGNHMGIDTTSITNPVVAKSLNRTGIYLTSGRDITVQIVYDSSTEELQIFVAYAGNPLVSFLNQSIDMSKWVPNSVYVGFTAATGPFSEAHEVLNWTFQSTSLPDLKKASEKENRKRFFLTVAIVVAGLGVLILFTLPLALRDLRKRKERSKRRAEIESRSMRAANAPKMFTYRQLSKATLKFSKENLLGTGGFGSVYKGVISSDPPMILAVKKISATSRQGEKEYLAEICTIGRMRHKNIVQLQGWCHEREKLLLVYEYMPNGSLDCYIGRRFLDWNTRYKILTGLASALLYLHEQCGHPIVHRDVKPNNVMLDSDFNAHLGDFGLARLLRSDSAVTTMLAGTPGYLAPEVAYTGKAAPESDVYSFGMVVIEVVTGQRSRGIFEENSLLDYVWSLHGRKTLLKGVDRKLEGKYDEQQVKRTLLVGLACLHPDTKSRPTIRKVEQIFLNPDEPLMEVPESRPNAIFVPLSSSASTTRSATDFGSKSDDLLLQSTPEEMVLDEIVVHHEDSDI, encoded by the exons ATGtgtaagaaaaataacagaagTCTTGGGCTCTATTCTGTAGCCACAGCAATGGGTATTCTTCTCTTCCTAATCTGCATCTTTCTCAATGAAGCAGCTCTATACCAAGCTTCTTTAGATCCCAGTGTGAAGGAGACATCCTTCTCGTACCCCTCGTTCGATGCTGATAGTTGCAATACTACCCTGATATGTATGGGCTCAGTAACCGTTGGCGACAGGCGCTTGAAACTTACACCAGAACCACTGCCAGTCGATTTGAACTCGACACAACCTGTGCTGAAGGACCAGATAGGCAGGGTTCTATTTCATCAGCCTGTGATTGCATGGCCCGCGTATATCAATACAACGTTCACAGTCAGGATTTTTACCTTTCCAAATACGACCACCAATGGAGATGGGATGACGTTTATTATGGCTCAGAATAACAGCCCTTCTCCACCTGACAGCAAGGGCTCATATCTTGGAGTCCTGGATAAGTCAACAGAAG GTGGTGTTACTCGACAGATAGCTGTGGAGCTTGACACTTACCCGAATGAGTTCGATCCAGATGGAAACCATATGGGCATTGATACAACAAGCATAACAAATCCAGTAGTAGCTAAGAGTCTGAACAGAACAGGCATTTACCTTACAAGTGGAAGAGATATCACGGTTCAAATTGTTTACGATAGCTCGACAGAGGAGCTCCAAATATTTGTTGCTTATGCAGGGAACCCACTAGTGAGTTTCCTGAATCAGTCTATTGACATGTCAAAATGGGTTCCGAATTCTGTTTATGTAGGCTTCACAGCCGCTACAGGGCCTTTCTCAGAGGCTCATGAGGTTTTGAATTGGACTTTTCAGTCAACATCATTGCCAGACTTGAAGAAAGCTTctgagaaagaaaatagaaaaaggttCTTCTTGACTGTTGCAATTGTCGTGGCAGGATTGGGGGTGCTGATACTATTCACTTTACCGCTTGCTTTAAGGGATTtaaggaagagaaaagagaggagtAAAAGGAGAGCTGAAATTGAAAGCCGGTCAATGAGAGCAGCAAATGCACCCAAAATGTTTACATATAGACAACTCTCAAAGGCTACTCTTAAATTCAGCAAGGAAAACCTGTTAGGAACTGGTGGTTTTGGAAGTGTTTACAAAGGTGTCATTTCCTCGGATCCTCCCATGATCTTAGCAGTAAAAAAGATCTCAGCAACTTCAAGACAAG GTGAAAAGGAGTATTTGGCAGAAATATGCACCATAGGGCGTATGCGGCACAAGAACATAGTGCAACTCCAAGGCTGGTGCCACGAGCGCGAGAAACTTCTTTTGGTTTACGAATACATGCCCAACGGCAGCCTTGATTGCTACATCGGCAGGCGCTTTCTTGACTGGAACACTAGGTACAAAATATTAACAGGCCTGGCATCAGCATTACTTTACCTCCATGAGCAATGTGGCCATCCTATTGTTCACCGAGATGTTAAGCCGAATAATGTAATGTTGGACTCCGATTTCAATGCTCATTTAGGCGATTTCGGCCTTGCAAGATTGCTCAGAAGCGATTCTGCAGTTACAACAATGCTTGCTGGCACTCCAGGATACTTGGCTCCTGAAGTAGCTTACACAGGAAAGGCTGCTCCAGAATCTGATGTCTATAGCTTTGGCATGGTTGTAATAGAAGTCGTGACAGGACAACGGTCAAGGGGTATTTTCGAAGAAAATAGTTTACTAGATTATGTATGGAGTTTACATGGAAGAAAAACATTGCTCAAAGGTGTTGACCGAAAGCTAGAAGGCAAGTATGATGAACAACAAGTGAAGAGGACATTACTTGTTGGACTTGCTTGCTTGCATCCTGACACTAAGAGTCGTCCGACTATTAGAAAAGTAGAGCAGATTTTCTTGAACCCCGATGAGCCTCTGATGGAGGTGCCAGAATCGAGGCCAAATGCAATTTTTGTGCCACTCTCTTCCTCTGCTTCAACCACAAGGTCTGCAACTGATTTTGGGTCTAAAAGTGACGATCTCTTGTTGCAGTCAACCCCTGAAGAGATGGTCCTTGATGAGATTGTTGTCCACCATGAAGATTCTGACATATAA
- the LOC7459026 gene encoding probable sugar phosphate/phosphate translocator At4g32390, with amino-acid sequence MGKGGSLSDSVLKKILLSYTYVAIWIFLSFTVIVYNKYILDKKMYNWPFPVSLTMIHMSFCATLAILLIKVFKFVEPVSMSRDVYLKSVVPIGALYSLSLWLSNSAYIYLSVSFIQMLKALMPVAVYSIGVLLKKENFKSNTMANMLSISFGVGIAAYGEARFDTWGVILQLGAVAFEATRLVMIQILLTSKGITLNPITSLYYVAPCCLVFLFIPWIFVEYPVLKETSSFHFDFVIFGTNSVCAFALNLAVFLLVGKTSALTMNVAGVVKDWLLIAFSWSVIKDTVTPINLFGYGLAFLGVAYYNHAKLQAMKAKDAQKKAQEADEEAGRLLEEREVEGNVKRIESEN; translated from the coding sequence ATGGGCAAGGGTGGATCCCTGAGTGACAGTGTTCTGAAAAAGATCTTGCTTTCCTACACCTATGTAGCCATCTGGATCTTCCTCTCCTTCACTGTTATTGTTTACAACAAATACATCCTTGACAAAAAGATGTATAATTGGCCATTCCCAGTTTCTCTAACCATGATCCACATGTCTTTCTGTGCCACTCTTGCTATCCTTCTCattaaagttttcaaatttgttgAACCTGTCTCTATGTCAAGAGATGTTTATCTCAAATCTGTTGTTCCCATTGGTGCTTTATATTCTCTCAGTCTTTGGCTTTCTAACTCTGCTTATATTTACTTATCCGTTTCTTTCATTCAGATGTTAAAAGCCCTGATGCCTGTTGCTGTTTATTCTATTGGGGTTTTGCTCAAAAAAGAGAACTTTAAGAGTAATACTATGGCTAATATGTTGTCAATCTCTTTTGGGGTTGGGATTGCTGCTTATGGTGAGGCTAGATTTGATACTTGGGGGGTTATTCTTCAACTTGGTGCTGTAGCTTTTGAGGCTACAAGATTGGTAATGATTCAAATCTTGCTTACATCTAAAGGAATCACGTTGAATCCAATTACTTCTCTTTACTATGTGGCGCCTTGTTGTTTGGTTTTCTTGTTTATCCCATGGATTTTTGTGGAATATCCTGTTTTGAAGGAGACTTCaagttttcattttgattttgtcaTCTTTGGGACCAATTCTGTGTGTGCTTTTGCCTTGAATCTCGCCGTGTTCTTGCTTGTGGGAAAGACTTCGGCTTTGACCATGAATGTGGCTGGTGTGGTTAAGGATTGGTTGTTGATCGCCTTCTCTTGGTCCGTTATTAAGGATACCGTGACCCCCATCAATTTGTTTGGCTACGGGCTTGCATTCTTGGGTGTCGCATACTACAATCACGCTAAGTTGCAGGCTATGAAGGCAAAAGATGCACAGAAGAAGGCTCAGGAGGCTGATGAGGAGGCTGGAAGGTTGTTGGAGGAGAGGGAAGTTGAGGGAAATGTGAAGAGAATTGAATCGGAAAACTAA
- the LOC18107504 gene encoding EG45-like domain containing protein 2, with translation MALMAIAIVAMSFLSYEVGIVLGDIGTATSYNPPYLPTKCHGNRQDQFPPGNLFVSVSEGLWDNGAACGRRYRLRCLSGNNRPCKDQTIDVRVVDFCRKSPCPSTILLSGDAFSAVSHSPSAKINVEYIQI, from the exons ATGGCACTTATGGCCATAGCAATTGTAGCCATGAGCTTTCTCAGCTATGAAGTAGGCATTGTTCTTGGGGACATTGGCACTGCTACTTCGTATAATCCTCCCTATCTAC CTACCAAGTGTCATGGCAATCGACAGGATCAATTCCCACCAGGAAACTTGTTTGTTTCTGTGAGTGAAGGTTTGTGGGATAATGGCGCTGCCTGTGGAAGGCGTTACAGGTTGAGGTGCCTAAGTGGAAATAATAGACCATGCAAGGATCAGACTATTGATGTTAGGGTGGTGGATTTCTGCAGAAAATCACCATGCCCTTCTACTATTCTCTTGTCAGGTGACGCCTTTTCTGCTGTATCACACTCTCCATCCGCAAAAATCAATGTTGAATACATCCA GATATGA
- the LOC7459024 gene encoding adenine nucleotide transporter BT1, chloroplastic/mitochondrial, which produces MGRGGNQLFDDNRDVFLSVACLGSQWGNVQDMQYLPRGGLFASVNLMGTGDNSNLKSLYNDLYVKYLSFVGFQEEEGVLKKKKGGLQLKIKVKNPSLRRLISGGIAGAISRTAVAPLETIRTHLMVGSSGQSTTEVFKNIMQTDGWKGLFRGNLVNVIRVAPSKAIELFAYDTVNKKLSPAPGEQPKLPIPASLIAGACAGVSSTLCMYPLELVKTRLTIQRDVYNGIAHAFLKILREEGPGELYRGLAPSLIGVIPYAATNYFAYDTLRKAYRKKFKQEKIGNIETLLIGSAAGAISSSATFPLEVARKHMQVGALSGRQVYKNVIHALACILEQEGIQGLYKGLGPSCMKLVPAAGISFMCYEACKRILVEDDEKT; this is translated from the exons ATGGGTAGGGGTGGAAACCAGTTGTTTGATGATAATAGAGATGTGTTTCTCTCGGTTGCCTGTTTGGGGTCTCAATGGGGTAACGTTCAGGATATGCAGTATCTCCCTAGAGGAGGTCTTTTTGCAAGTGTTAATCTAATGGGTACGGGGGACAACAGCAACTTAAAGTCTTTATACAATGATTTGTATGTTAAGTACTTGTCCTTTGTTGGTTTTCAAGAGGAGGAGGgggttttgaagaaaaagaaaggtggGCTTCAGTTGAAGATTAAGGTTAAAAATCCCTCGTTAAGAAGGCTGATTAGTGGAGGGATTGCTGGTGCTATTTCAAGGACTGCAGTGGCTCCTTTGGAGACTATTAGAACTCATTTGATGGTGGGGAGTAGCGGACAGAGTACAACCgaggtttttaaaaatataatgcagACTGATGGATGGAAGGGGTTGTTCAGAGGCAATTTGGTTAATGTGATTCGTGTTGCGCCTAGCAAGGCCATTGAG CTTTTTGCATATGATACGGTAAACAAGAAGTTGTCACCTGCACCGGGGGAGCAGCCCAAGCTTCCAATTCCTGCATCATTAATTGCTGGTGCTTGTGCTGGAGTGAGCTCTACTTTGTGCATGTATCCGCTTGAGTTAGTCAAGACTCGATTAACTATACAG AGAGATGTTTATAATGGTATAGCACATGCATTCTTAAAAATACTGCGTGAAGAGGGCCCTGGAGAACTCTACAGAGGTCTTGCTCCCAGCCTCATTGGAGTTATTCCATACGCCGCTACAAATTACTTTGCCTACGACACATTACGGAAAGCCTATcgaaaaaaatttaagcaagAGAAGATTGGCAACATTGAAACTCTTCTAATCGGATCTGCTGCTGGTGCCATATCAAGTAGTGCAACTTTCCCGCTTGAAGTTGCTCGCAAGCACATGCAGGTAGGAGCTCTCAGCGGAAGACAAGTATACAAGAATGTGATCCATGCCCTAGCTTGCATACTGGAACAAGAAGGTATCCAGGGGTTATATAAAGGGCTGGGACCCAGTTGCATGAAGTTGGTTCCTGCTGCTGGGATATCTTTCATGTGCTATGAAGCATGCAAAAGGATACTTGTAGAGGATgatgaaaaaacatga
- the LOC7459023 gene encoding uncharacterized protein At2g34160, with the protein MEGITEGVTNLNITAAADSGNNKKNRIQVSNTKKPLFFYVNLAKRYMQQHNEVELSALGMAIATVVTIAEILKNNGLAVEKKITTSTVDMREETGGRPVPKAKIEILLGKTEKFDELMAAAAAQEAADAEEQS; encoded by the exons ATGGAAGGAATCACAGAGGGTGTTACCAACTTAAACATCACAGCAGCAGCAGATTCAGGCAATAACAAGAAGAACCGAATCCAAGTTTCTAACACCAAAAAACCTCTTTTCTTCTACGTTAATCTCGCCAAG AGGTACATGCAACAGCACAATGAAGTGGAGCTCTCTGCTCTTGGGATGG CAATAGCCACTGTTGTTACCATTGCTGAGATCTTGAAGAATAATGGACTTGCTGTTGAGAAAA AGATCACGACGTCCACAGTTGACATGAGGGAAGAAACAGGAGGGCGTCCTGTTCCGAAAGCTAAG ATTGAAATATTGCTAGGCAAGACAGAAAAGTTTGATGAGTTGATGGCTGCCGCTGCTGCACAGGAAGCAGCAGATGCAGAGGAGCAGAGCTGA